The following are encoded in a window of Rosa chinensis cultivar Old Blush chromosome 4, RchiOBHm-V2, whole genome shotgun sequence genomic DNA:
- the LOC112200130 gene encoding sugar transport protein MST4 → MAGGFGTPAHGGGGDFEAKITLVVVVSCILAASGGLMFGYDIGISGGVTAMPPFLKKFFPVVYKKTQEKGIESNYCKYDNQGLQLFTSSLYLAALTATFAASHTTRTLGRKATMLIAGFFFILGTIFNAAAVNLLMLIIGRILLGCGVGFANQAVPLFLSEIAPTRIRGALNILFQLNTTIGILFANLVNYGTAKISGGWGWRLSLGLAGVPAVMLTLGSLIVIDTPNSLIARGKLEEGKAALKKIRGVSNVEPEYLEIVEASRVASEVKHPMRNLLKRRNRPQLVIAVCMQIFQQFTGINAIMFYAPVLFNTVGFKSDASLYSAVITGAVNVLATLVSIYSVDRLGRRILLLQAGVQMFLSQVVVAVVLGLTIKDHSESLSKGLALLVVVMVCTFVSAFAWSWGPLGWLIPSETFPLETRSAGQSVAVCVNMLFTFVIAQAFISMLCHLKFGIFIFFSGWVLVMSVFVLMLLPETKNVPIEEMTDRVWRQHWYWRRFMDDDENGDA, encoded by the exons ATGGCGGGCGGCTTTGGGACGCCGGCACACGGAGGTGGCGGAGACTTTGAGGCAAAGATCACGCTGGTTGTGGTCGTTTCTTGTATATTGGCTGCTAGCGGGGGCCTTATGTTTGGTTATGATATTGGTATTTCGG GGGGCGTTACAGCCATGCCTCCCTTCCTGAAGAAATTTTTTCCGGTTGTCTATAAGAAGACCCAGGAGAAAGGAATTGAGAGCAATTACTGCAAATACGACAATCAAGGCCTGCAGTTGTTCACATCTTCACTGTACCTCGCTGCTTTAACAGCAACATTTGCTGCATCGCACACAACAAGAACGCTAGGCCGAAAAGCAACCATGTTGATTGCGGGATTTTTCTTCATACTCGGAACTATTTTCAATGCTGCAGCTGTGAACCTTCTCATGCTTATTATTGGGAGGATCTTACTTGGTTGTGGAGTTGGTTTTGCTAATCAG GCGGTGCCGCTGTTCCTTTCTGAGATTGCACCTACAAGAATTCGTGGAGCACTCAACATTCTCTTCCAGCTCAATACCACCATTGGCATTCTTTTTGCGAACCTTGTCAATTATGGCACTGCCAA AATTTCAGGGGGGTGGGGATGGAGGCTATCTTTGGGATTGGCCGGCGTTCCTGCAGTTATGCTGACCTTGGGGTCTCTTATTGTGATAGACACTCCTAACAGTTTGATTGCACGCGGTAAGTTGGAGGAAGGAAAAGCAGCTCTTAAAAAGATTAGAGGTGTTAGCAATGTTGAGCCAGAATACTTGGAGATTGTGGAGGCAAGTCGTGTGGCTTCTGAAGTGAAGCATCCTATGAGAAATCTTCTTAAGCGCCGGAACAGACCTCAACTGGTAATTGCAGTTTGTATGCAGATCTTCCAGCAATTCACTGGCATTAACGCAATCATGTTTTATGCTCCAGTTTTGTTCAACACGGTAGGATTCAAAAGCGATGCTTCCCTTTACTCTGCTGTCATAACAGGAGCGGTCAATGTTCTCGCCACCCTAGTATCAATCTACTCAGTGGACAGACTTGGTCGCCGCATACTCTTGCTACAAGCCGGTGTCCAGATGTTCCTCTCTCAAGTGGTGGTTGCAGTTGTTCTTGGCCTCACAATTAAGGACCATTCTGAAAGTCTCAGTAAGGGCTTGGCATTACttgtggtggtgatggtgtgCACATTTGTGTCAGCCTTTGCATGGTCTTGGGGGCCTCTCGGGTGGTTGATCCCTAGTGAGACTTTCCCACTTGAGACTCGTTCAGCCGGCCAGAGTGTTGCTGTCTGTGTTAACATGCTCTTCACATTTGTTATAGCACAGGCCTTCATATCAATGCTTTGTCACTTAAAGTTTGGCATCTTCATATTTTTCTCAGGTTGGGTCTTGGTCATGTCAGTCTTTGTGCTGATGTTGCTTCCTGAAACCAAGAATGTCCCTATTGAAGAGATGACAGACAGAGTCTGGAGGCAACATTGGTACTGGAGGAGATTTATGGATGACGATGAAAACGGGGATGCTTGA